Proteins from a single region of Thermotoga maritima MSB8:
- the fliW gene encoding flagellar assembly protein FliW produces the protein MVYKTKLGEIEISDESIFTFEKGIPGFEHLRKFALVFPQETFPIGWLLSLEDSEVGLPVVDPKLVRADYDPAVPSEDLEEIEAENQEALLFFCVLTIPPGKPEKTTINLRAPIILNQKKKKGIQTILENEDYQLRHLLSEEIERSKTVV, from the coding sequence GTGGTTTACAAAACCAAACTCGGGGAGATAGAAATTTCGGATGAAAGTATCTTCACGTTCGAAAAAGGAATCCCCGGATTCGAACATCTGCGAAAGTTCGCACTCGTTTTTCCTCAGGAAACCTTTCCCATAGGATGGCTGCTTTCACTCGAGGATTCGGAAGTGGGACTTCCCGTTGTGGATCCAAAGCTCGTGAGAGCCGATTACGATCCCGCAGTGCCAAGTGAAGATCTCGAGGAGATCGAAGCCGAAAATCAGGAAGCGCTCCTTTTCTTCTGTGTGTTAACGATTCCCCCAGGAAAACCGGAAAAGACCACGATAAATCTCAGGGCACCGATAATTTTGAATCAAAAGAAAAAGAAGGGAATTCAAACGATACTGGAGAACGAAGATTACCAGTTGAGACACCTCCTTTCCGAAGAGATAGAGCGTTCAAAGACTGTGGTATGA
- the flgL gene encoding flagellar hook-associated protein FlgL → MRVTNKMISDRVLFNIQTSLKRIAKLHDQLSSGYKVRYPSDDAVVAKRASDILTRKRELEQFQRSVDHVQTYVNAYDSALQTVSSITQRLRELLVRAANGTLSKAEREAIAEEIDKIKENLVEVANTRIGNEYIFSGYDVFSQPVENENGIWKISTLPASNKSRSILVLGHSIDYGVTASEVFELDSGKNVFQMLEEVSATLRSNLNETQISERVSNVFLKELSSFEERITKTIGKVGGVSRFIDMVNSRVQDLDFFFTEYLSKERDADITELVTDLAMQQSVLEAALKSASRVLQATLVDFVR, encoded by the coding sequence ATGAGGGTTACGAACAAAATGATCAGTGACAGAGTGCTGTTCAACATACAGACGAGTTTGAAAAGAATAGCGAAGCTCCACGATCAACTCTCTTCGGGATACAAGGTGAGGTATCCAAGTGACGATGCCGTTGTTGCGAAGAGGGCCAGTGACATTCTGACGAGAAAGAGGGAACTCGAGCAGTTTCAAAGAAGCGTGGATCATGTCCAAACCTACGTGAACGCGTACGACAGTGCCCTTCAAACCGTTTCCTCCATCACTCAAAGACTCAGAGAGCTGCTGGTTAGAGCAGCGAATGGGACTCTTTCGAAAGCAGAGAGGGAGGCTATAGCAGAGGAGATCGATAAAATCAAAGAGAATCTGGTGGAAGTAGCGAACACAAGAATAGGGAACGAGTACATCTTTTCTGGATACGATGTTTTCAGCCAGCCGGTCGAAAACGAAAACGGTATCTGGAAGATTTCAACACTTCCGGCCTCAAATAAGAGTCGCTCTATTCTAGTGCTGGGACATTCCATTGATTACGGTGTCACGGCCAGTGAGGTTTTTGAACTGGACAGCGGAAAGAATGTGTTCCAGATGCTTGAAGAGGTTTCCGCCACTCTTCGTTCCAATCTCAACGAAACTCAGATATCTGAACGTGTGTCGAACGTTTTCTTGAAGGAACTGTCCTCCTTCGAGGAGCGTATAACCAAAACGATAGGAAAGGTCGGTGGTGTGAGCAGGTTCATCGATATGGTGAACTCAAGGGTGCAGGATCTCGATTTCTTCTTCACCGAGTACCTTTCAAAGGAGAGAGACGCGGACATCACAGAACTCGTGACGGATCTTGCTATGCAGCAGTCGGTTCTTGAAGCTGCTTTGAAATCGGCCAGTCGAGTGCTTCAGGCGACCCTGGTAGACTTCGTGAGGTGA
- the flgK gene encoding flagellar hook-associated protein FlgK, whose product MPDMSMFGILNTALTGIHAHKLAMNIVGHNIANASTPGYSRQRPVIEANPPIPLTTLTQPSFPLQMGTGARVKTIVRLRDAFLDVQYRQVNNRYNYWDTVLSNLHFIEQLLAEPGEDGIRSLVDNFWNAFKEVMSDPSSTASKAEVVSRAQQMVSQIKDLYGRLEQLREDIDAEIVQRVSEINQMIKRLADLNNKIRTSMMLNSPPNDLLDERDRILDELSNLANINYTEAEDGQITLRIGNQIVLNGSTYRELRALERPYGKGYHELFVGNSQLILSDGKLKALIDLRDSSIVKYMRKLDEFVLFITDSLNLVHRDGFESNGVTTNLNFFKKIEAFSDDPSIFRIKGNRKLEMGPYHTVTGLHSANSQAEIEGRRFNSNDVVLSFDGGSSNVLNISAGTTIGDLVGSWNLLGTSLKVGTHAGGYRLYLEDSTGSLRNRLFLSLGDSLSQMGFDTETKGYITIKESDLSGLSSGVYNINVEYILEDGTRQTETISVDLSSGVNLSNIEASINSSSHLRAQIYADPSTGENMLVIVPDEQLNFDPSAVKVLSDDDFFTESNAFVRNYEVLKYKDTLENIFYGQTGFDPTRPFTITINSTDIEIDPAVDTLETLVEKINEKNTGVLADLTPHHSLVFRASSLYDFDLRMMEIKGPQGFFEAVGFVDPDGDPTTFDWNTSFTLVSKSDDFTTLSERFKVADILTFDRAPYDEPLNIVNQFEVSSSLATNPANLAVDVGYALENSDWNATSIKPSGGANPELLETIQNLYTRKMLSNGKESFYEFFGGVVSELGVEAETASNLKNNTEILRQEIDNAREEVKGVSLDEEMANMIEYQHAFSAAAKVITAVDQMIQTVINMVG is encoded by the coding sequence ATGCCCGATATGTCCATGTTCGGAATACTCAACACGGCGCTCACAGGAATACACGCGCACAAGCTGGCGATGAACATTGTGGGGCACAACATCGCGAATGCCAGCACACCCGGTTACTCGAGACAGAGACCAGTCATAGAGGCGAATCCTCCCATCCCCCTCACTACCCTGACACAGCCTTCTTTTCCCTTGCAGATGGGAACCGGTGCAAGGGTTAAAACTATTGTGAGGTTGAGAGATGCCTTCCTCGACGTTCAGTATAGGCAGGTGAACAACAGATACAACTACTGGGACACTGTCCTTTCCAACCTTCACTTCATAGAGCAGCTTCTGGCAGAGCCAGGGGAAGACGGTATAAGAAGTCTCGTGGACAACTTCTGGAACGCTTTCAAGGAAGTCATGTCCGACCCCAGCAGCACAGCCTCGAAGGCGGAGGTTGTTTCCAGAGCGCAACAGATGGTTTCTCAGATAAAGGATCTCTACGGAAGACTGGAGCAGCTCAGAGAAGATATAGACGCCGAGATCGTTCAGAGGGTGTCCGAGATAAACCAGATGATAAAAAGACTGGCAGATCTCAACAACAAGATCAGAACCAGCATGATGCTCAACTCTCCACCGAACGACCTTCTCGATGAAAGAGACAGGATCCTTGACGAGCTCTCCAATCTTGCGAATATCAACTACACCGAAGCGGAGGACGGACAGATTACCCTGAGGATAGGAAATCAGATCGTTTTGAACGGTTCTACTTATAGAGAGCTCAGGGCGCTGGAAAGACCTTACGGAAAAGGATACCATGAGCTCTTCGTTGGAAACTCTCAGTTAATTCTCTCGGATGGGAAACTGAAGGCGTTGATAGATCTGAGAGATTCCAGCATAGTGAAGTACATGAGAAAACTCGATGAATTCGTGCTTTTTATAACGGACTCATTGAATCTTGTTCACAGGGATGGTTTTGAGTCGAACGGAGTGACAACGAACCTCAACTTCTTCAAGAAAATTGAGGCCTTCAGCGATGATCCTTCCATCTTCAGAATCAAAGGAAACAGAAAGCTCGAGATGGGACCCTACCACACTGTAACGGGACTTCATTCCGCAAACAGCCAAGCTGAAATAGAAGGAAGGCGCTTCAACTCTAATGACGTCGTTCTCTCTTTCGATGGCGGTTCATCGAACGTTTTGAACATCTCGGCTGGAACGACCATTGGTGACCTCGTTGGTTCGTGGAACCTGCTCGGTACCTCTTTGAAAGTGGGTACACATGCAGGGGGATACAGACTTTACCTGGAGGACAGCACCGGTTCTCTGAGAAACAGGCTTTTCCTCTCGCTGGGAGATTCTCTGTCACAGATGGGGTTCGACACCGAGACAAAAGGGTACATAACCATAAAAGAATCCGACCTTTCCGGGTTGTCTTCCGGTGTTTACAACATAAACGTGGAGTACATCCTTGAAGATGGCACAAGACAGACAGAAACAATCAGCGTGGATCTTTCTTCCGGGGTGAACCTTTCGAATATAGAAGCTTCCATAAATTCTTCTTCGCATTTGAGGGCGCAGATTTACGCGGATCCATCCACTGGAGAAAACATGCTTGTGATCGTTCCAGATGAGCAGCTCAATTTCGATCCTTCGGCTGTCAAGGTGTTGAGTGACGATGACTTCTTCACGGAGTCTAACGCGTTCGTGAGAAATTACGAAGTGCTGAAATACAAAGACACTCTGGAAAACATTTTCTACGGTCAAACCGGTTTTGACCCAACAAGGCCTTTCACGATCACTATTAACTCCACGGATATAGAAATAGATCCAGCTGTGGACACTCTGGAAACACTCGTTGAAAAGATCAACGAAAAGAACACGGGAGTTCTTGCAGATCTAACACCCCATCATTCGCTCGTCTTCAGGGCGTCGTCACTCTACGATTTCGATCTCAGAATGATGGAAATAAAAGGCCCGCAGGGGTTTTTCGAAGCCGTCGGATTTGTTGATCCAGACGGTGATCCCACTACTTTTGACTGGAACACTTCTTTCACCCTGGTTTCAAAATCTGACGATTTCACTACGTTGAGCGAACGTTTCAAAGTTGCGGACATTCTGACTTTTGACAGGGCACCGTACGATGAACCCCTGAACATCGTCAATCAGTTCGAGGTGAGTTCTTCTCTCGCTACGAACCCTGCAAACCTCGCGGTCGATGTGGGATACGCTCTGGAAAATTCCGACTGGAACGCGACGAGTATCAAACCTTCGGGTGGAGCCAATCCAGAGCTTCTTGAAACCATACAGAATCTTTACACCAGAAAGATGTTATCGAACGGCAAGGAGAGTTTCTACGAGTTCTTCGGGGGAGTAGTCTCAGAGCTCGGTGTGGAGGCGGAAACTGCCAGCAATCTCAAGAACAACACAGAAATCCTCAGACAGGAGATCGACAATGCCCGTGAAGAGGTGAAGGGAGTCTCTCTCGACGAGGAGATGGCGAACATGATAGAGTATCAGCACGCGTTCAGCGCTGCTGCCAAAGTCATCACCGCTGTCGATCAGATGATACAGACCGTGATCAACATGGTGGGGTGA
- the flgN gene encoding flagellar export chaperone FlgN, with product MREELKRVLTEKIRLMENMRNLLEEELEAIINKDFERLESILPRIEELSVSMETCNERLKSSLESHGNGTKLIDLLEIYKDDEEMLSELRSFFETLNKLVFEIEKLKQAIGFHLNS from the coding sequence ATGAGAGAGGAATTGAAGAGGGTTCTCACAGAGAAGATAAGACTCATGGAGAACATGAGGAATCTTCTAGAGGAAGAATTAGAAGCGATCATAAATAAGGACTTCGAACGTCTTGAAAGCATCCTGCCGCGCATTGAGGAACTTTCCGTTTCTATGGAAACCTGCAACGAGAGATTGAAATCTTCACTGGAATCACATGGAAATGGCACAAAGCTCATCGATCTTCTGGAAATCTACAAGGACGATGAAGAAATGCTCTCAGAGCTAAGGAGTTTCTTTGAAACGCTGAACAAGTTGGTCTTCGAGATAGAAAAGTTAAAACAGGCAATAGGTTTTCATTTGAATTCATAG
- the flgM gene encoding flagellar biosynthesis anti-sigma factor FlgM, which produces MIDRINGPRDINPIEGIKKPSVEKSKEKRKKESTDNVELRHVEDVRKFAEEAKNISTVREQLVEELKKAIESGNYFIDTERLARKILEELSE; this is translated from the coding sequence ATGATAGACAGAATAAACGGACCGAGAGACATAAATCCCATCGAAGGAATAAAGAAGCCTTCTGTAGAAAAATCAAAGGAGAAGAGGAAAAAGGAAAGCACCGATAATGTGGAACTTCGACACGTTGAAGATGTCAGAAAATTCGCTGAAGAGGCGAAAAACATCTCAACTGTCCGCGAACAGCTGGTAGAGGAGCTGAAAAAAGCCATAGAAAGTGGGAATTACTTCATCGATACCGAAAGACTTGCCCGAAAAATTCTGGAGGAGCTGTCCGAATGA
- the murJ gene encoding murein biosynthesis integral membrane protein MurJ — protein sequence MSSIKKTLAFSLGTFFSRITGLVRDIILAKTFGASSTLDAYYVSIVFPFFLRRTFAEGAMSSAFMAIYKKLKNKEEKAQFTSAVLTSLGLVTLLIVFLSEVFPYFMASIFATGADEEVKSLAADLIRLTAPFITIVFVWAVFYSVHNASHRYFLPALTPMFSNVGVIVGCLFGDVRWAAAGFTIGGLAALLVLLPFGKFRYRPTFKGLGEFYRLFFGTFMTMAVSQVTTLIDVNVASFLDPGSLSLIQLSSRLYQLPLGIFGVAVSTVALSTLSESEGDFHENLKDFISKSLFLTLPSSIGLMALSERIISLLFGYGAFTHEDVKKSAQILFMYAIGLCFVSLFNLLSRAYHASKEVKTPFFATLLVSAVNISLDVILGFTMGASGIALATSVSYIAGFVFLTLRMKPSFDKKIFKISLASAVMGTVILLLRGSFKGNLGTIFLVLIGVFVYVLFSKLLKIEELEEILRRGSH from the coding sequence GTGTCCAGCATAAAGAAAACGCTCGCTTTCTCTCTGGGAACCTTTTTCTCCCGTATCACGGGTCTCGTTCGTGATATAATTCTCGCAAAAACCTTCGGTGCTTCCTCTACTCTCGATGCCTACTATGTTTCCATAGTCTTTCCGTTCTTCCTCAGGAGGACCTTCGCTGAGGGTGCGATGAGCTCAGCCTTCATGGCAATCTACAAAAAGCTGAAGAACAAAGAAGAAAAAGCACAATTCACCTCGGCTGTGCTCACCTCTCTTGGACTCGTTACTCTCCTCATTGTCTTTCTTTCCGAAGTTTTTCCTTACTTCATGGCATCTATCTTCGCCACAGGTGCCGACGAAGAAGTGAAATCGCTGGCAGCCGATCTCATACGCCTGACAGCTCCATTCATAACCATCGTTTTTGTGTGGGCAGTTTTTTATTCGGTACACAACGCCTCACACAGATACTTCCTTCCCGCGTTGACTCCGATGTTTTCGAACGTAGGTGTGATAGTGGGATGTCTATTCGGTGATGTAAGGTGGGCAGCCGCCGGATTCACGATAGGAGGTCTGGCTGCACTACTGGTTTTACTTCCCTTCGGAAAATTTCGATACAGACCAACATTCAAAGGCCTTGGAGAATTCTACAGACTCTTCTTTGGAACGTTTATGACAATGGCAGTCTCTCAAGTAACCACACTGATCGATGTGAACGTTGCCTCTTTTTTAGACCCAGGTTCTCTCTCTTTGATCCAGCTTTCCAGTCGTCTTTACCAGCTTCCACTCGGTATCTTTGGTGTTGCGGTATCCACCGTTGCACTGTCCACCCTCAGCGAAAGCGAAGGGGATTTTCACGAGAATCTGAAAGATTTCATAAGCAAAAGCCTCTTTCTGACGCTTCCTTCCTCGATTGGATTGATGGCTCTTTCCGAGAGAATCATTTCTCTACTTTTCGGATATGGAGCGTTCACCCATGAAGATGTGAAAAAATCGGCTCAGATACTCTTCATGTACGCAATTGGATTGTGTTTTGTGTCCCTGTTTAACCTTTTATCCCGAGCCTATCACGCTTCGAAAGAAGTGAAGACTCCCTTCTTTGCCACTCTGCTCGTTTCTGCTGTGAACATATCGCTCGACGTGATACTCGGTTTCACCATGGGAGCCTCGGGCATCGCACTTGCGACGAGTGTTTCATACATTGCAGGATTCGTTTTTCTCACTTTAAGGATGAAACCTTCCTTCGACAAAAAGATTTTCAAAATCAGCCTGGCTTCTGCGGTCATGGGAACTGTGATTCTTCTGCTGAGAGGTTCATTCAAAGGGAATCTCGGAACGATCTTTCTGGTACTGATCGGTGTGTTCGTTTATGTGTTGTTTTCGAAACTTCTGAAAATAGAAGAACTCGAAGAGATTCTCAGAAGAGGATCGCACTGA
- the amrB gene encoding AmmeMemoRadiSam system protein B, with product MKRKPAVAGLFYPSRRDELIEQIRMCFLDKRIGPGKLPGPVETKLQNPIGLVSPHAGYIYSGPVAAWGFLEAVKFGEPSVVVIIGPNHTGLGRPVGVWPEGEWETPLGTVPVNERAVEIVLSNSRYAEEDFMSHIREHSIEVQIPFLQFVFGEVSIVPICLMDQSPAVAEDLASALAKLVAEFPGVLIIASTDLNHYEDQRTTLRKDSYIIEAIEGMDPSLLYEYLVREDISMCGYGGVATLLNMDFENVRILKHATSGDVSGDTLEVVGYLSAILF from the coding sequence ATGAAAAGAAAGCCGGCTGTGGCCGGCCTCTTCTATCCTTCCAGGAGAGATGAACTCATCGAACAAATCAGGATGTGTTTTCTTGACAAAAGGATTGGGCCGGGCAAGTTGCCTGGCCCTGTCGAAACAAAGCTTCAAAATCCCATTGGCCTTGTCTCTCCTCATGCTGGTTACATCTACAGTGGGCCTGTTGCTGCGTGGGGATTTCTTGAGGCAGTTAAGTTCGGCGAACCTTCTGTCGTGGTTATTATCGGACCAAATCACACGGGTCTGGGAAGGCCTGTGGGTGTGTGGCCAGAGGGGGAATGGGAAACCCCGCTTGGAACTGTTCCGGTGAATGAACGAGCAGTGGAGATCGTCTTGAGCAATTCTAGATACGCTGAGGAAGACTTCATGTCTCACATCAGAGAGCATTCTATTGAGGTCCAAATTCCGTTTCTTCAGTTTGTGTTCGGAGAGGTTTCCATAGTTCCCATATGTCTGATGGATCAAAGTCCTGCGGTTGCTGAAGATCTCGCGAGTGCTCTGGCAAAACTCGTGGCTGAGTTTCCGGGTGTTCTGATAATAGCCTCAACGGATCTGAATCACTACGAGGATCAGAGAACAACTCTGAGGAAAGATTCTTATATCATAGAAGCGATAGAAGGTATGGATCCAAGTCTTCTATACGAATATCTCGTGAGAGAAGATATCAGCATGTGTGGGTACGGTGGAGTGGCCACCCTTTTGAACATGGATTTTGAGAATGTCAGGATTTTGAAACACGCGACCAGCGGAGACGTTTCGGGCGATACGCTGGAGGTTGTTGGATATCTCAGTGCGATCCTCTTCTGA
- a CDS encoding type II secretion system protein GspD — protein sequence MRRILLILVMLMFSVLFSAELVGVLPKIENDRVIIEIQISSPVEDVSAEMNSSKTVFSIFMKGVQMKISRFMVPVGVGPVEGVRVVNVGNGVMVSASLLVPFSGSYRVEDKTIVMEFPRSKERIDVSFENMPFEDMVKYLAERLNLNVIVSDSVKSATTSLKLNDVTPEDALRDLLVTFGEVAYAYFPDGTMFIGKYEEVSGRFQRFWGIYRVENQTVADRIKSLISQEAMIDYLPSKSVLFVYGTSEEHDLVASLLSVSPPLQQKEVSFSVDSGRVEELLTALKSVYQFEYHLLKPVSRMILVGDSETISKVERYIKILETREQVSVEEQVQIPAKKFVFYAYDPESAASLITLLLGIDAQPFKDMNLVVCQVPIDEEQKLIDFIAENNLELGEMFYLDIKKGEEDFLREAAQFLGIPDSRLKFLNIDGENVKAAISVPKAAYEKVSPVLEKLLSLRRKNFIVKSVELKEEIQQEMIDAITRMYGVSMEKIGNFLFIEGARSSVENVEEQLKKLLSEHTQFLKIALKTENVEDLGRFMKEKYGVEFEYFSSLKVAMLSGKEEENVQKAAEELQIISSEERIIRFVKKTENVPIDKAKNVVLQLYSVSIEELGNELVVIGEREEVEKAADLLQKIFSSEVEISRDFVKLPSWIDEQEKLLEVVKNSAGITYEILDGVVYFEGTKENVEKAKELFSDIVEKLGEVRKEETVEFLEVNSSFPVDEFINLSGKLYPDVTCFSLDQLGLLVLKGSSEAVEDLSSMYRSFFERHQKIVKENVFDRLMLEVPSGFSFEEFKTFLEVLVPEVKQVVYLDKLNLLLVEVPVSQSERVKSLLDTFLKKEEAVSEKKAVKSVTIPSGVNPDELSSYLKKLLRNVEITVFPNMGQMIVEGPENEVEKAVELVEAEKEKIVLKERKDYVKVSDGKLTINAEDAPLYDLLEEIASELGISVMFVSIPSEKITMKADNVAWEKFIDLISQNYGYLFDNKNGVYVVSKPKQDLARRYIYDVPHNFDQIKALIEFYGGTVYVDSLNNFMVVTGISETIKRELDNIIEKLKKPTKQIEISAKIVDRSLIDRLSKETGLELTGENVNVGSSGAEISFSVTDYLDFEKIFGEILNNTLSLQFSDQKTNTLDDILASPRIVTTSGKEARILIGDRIPYVTDTNGDGTPEVQFLETGIELSITPFVRSDDTIELDLFVKASEPGNYINEVPGERTREAQTHLIVKNGSTITIGGLIREVTNVTESKLPFLGDLPVIGQFFRTKSENKEKRDLVIFLTVRVVEP from the coding sequence GTGAGGAGAATACTTCTTATTCTTGTCATGTTGATGTTCAGTGTGTTGTTCTCTGCAGAGCTCGTAGGGGTACTTCCTAAGATAGAGAATGATCGGGTGATCATAGAGATCCAGATTTCTTCACCGGTTGAAGATGTTTCGGCAGAAATGAATTCTTCAAAGACTGTGTTCTCCATTTTCATGAAAGGGGTTCAAATGAAGATCAGCAGGTTCATGGTTCCCGTTGGTGTTGGTCCTGTTGAAGGTGTACGAGTGGTGAACGTTGGCAATGGGGTTATGGTATCCGCGAGTCTGCTGGTCCCATTCTCAGGGAGTTACCGCGTAGAAGACAAAACGATAGTGATGGAATTCCCAAGAAGTAAGGAAAGAATCGATGTGTCCTTTGAAAACATGCCTTTCGAAGATATGGTGAAATATCTCGCTGAAAGGTTAAATCTCAACGTGATTGTTTCCGATAGCGTCAAAAGTGCAACAACGAGTTTGAAGCTGAACGATGTCACACCCGAAGATGCGCTGAGAGACCTTCTTGTTACGTTCGGAGAGGTTGCCTACGCTTATTTCCCGGATGGAACTATGTTCATAGGAAAATACGAAGAAGTATCCGGAAGGTTTCAGAGATTCTGGGGTATATACAGGGTAGAGAACCAGACCGTCGCCGACAGGATAAAGAGTCTCATTTCTCAGGAAGCCATGATAGACTACCTTCCGTCGAAATCTGTTCTCTTCGTCTATGGAACCTCGGAAGAACATGACCTCGTGGCGAGCCTTCTTTCTGTTTCTCCACCCCTCCAGCAAAAGGAAGTTTCCTTTTCGGTAGATTCAGGGAGAGTGGAAGAGCTCCTGACCGCTCTCAAAAGTGTGTATCAGTTCGAGTATCATCTCTTAAAGCCGGTATCCAGAATGATTCTTGTGGGAGATTCTGAGACGATTTCGAAAGTGGAAAGATATATCAAGATTTTGGAAACTCGCGAGCAGGTGTCTGTAGAAGAACAGGTCCAGATTCCGGCTAAAAAATTTGTCTTTTATGCCTACGACCCAGAATCCGCTGCTTCGCTTATCACTTTGCTTCTCGGAATAGATGCCCAGCCTTTCAAAGACATGAACTTGGTGGTGTGCCAGGTGCCAATAGATGAAGAACAGAAGCTGATTGATTTCATCGCGGAAAACAATCTGGAACTCGGTGAGATGTTCTATCTGGATATTAAAAAAGGTGAAGAGGATTTTCTCAGAGAAGCGGCACAGTTTCTTGGAATACCGGATTCAAGGCTGAAATTTCTCAACATCGATGGTGAGAATGTAAAAGCCGCTATCTCAGTTCCAAAAGCAGCCTATGAGAAAGTATCCCCCGTTCTGGAAAAATTGTTGTCACTCAGAAGAAAGAATTTCATCGTGAAAAGTGTGGAATTGAAAGAGGAGATTCAGCAGGAGATGATAGACGCGATAACGAGAATGTACGGGGTTTCTATGGAAAAAATAGGGAACTTCCTCTTCATAGAGGGAGCCAGGAGTTCCGTTGAAAACGTTGAAGAGCAACTGAAGAAACTCCTGAGTGAACACACACAATTTTTGAAAATCGCCTTAAAAACTGAGAATGTGGAAGATTTGGGCAGATTCATGAAGGAAAAGTACGGTGTTGAATTCGAGTACTTTTCTTCTCTGAAGGTGGCAATGCTGAGTGGGAAGGAAGAAGAAAACGTTCAAAAGGCCGCTGAAGAGTTGCAGATAATTTCTTCGGAGGAGAGGATCATAAGATTCGTGAAAAAGACTGAGAATGTACCGATCGATAAAGCGAAAAACGTTGTTTTGCAACTGTACAGTGTATCCATAGAAGAGTTAGGGAATGAACTTGTCGTCATCGGTGAAAGAGAAGAAGTCGAAAAGGCTGCTGATCTTCTTCAGAAAATCTTCTCTTCTGAAGTAGAGATCTCACGCGACTTTGTGAAGTTGCCCAGCTGGATTGATGAACAAGAGAAACTCCTCGAAGTTGTGAAAAACAGCGCCGGGATCACTTACGAAATACTGGACGGAGTAGTTTACTTTGAAGGGACAAAGGAGAACGTCGAGAAGGCAAAGGAACTCTTCTCAGACATAGTGGAAAAACTTGGAGAAGTACGTAAGGAAGAAACAGTGGAATTCCTCGAAGTGAATTCTTCCTTCCCTGTTGATGAATTTATAAACCTCTCCGGTAAGCTGTATCCGGATGTTACCTGTTTCAGTCTCGATCAACTGGGCCTTCTGGTTCTCAAGGGATCTTCAGAAGCGGTGGAAGATCTTTCGAGCATGTATCGTTCTTTCTTCGAGAGACACCAGAAGATAGTGAAAGAAAACGTGTTCGATCGGCTCATGCTGGAAGTTCCGAGCGGTTTTTCTTTCGAGGAATTCAAGACCTTCCTGGAAGTCCTCGTTCCAGAAGTCAAACAAGTTGTCTATCTTGACAAGTTGAACCTGCTTCTGGTGGAAGTTCCTGTTTCACAGTCAGAGAGAGTGAAAAGTCTCCTCGATACGTTCTTGAAAAAGGAAGAAGCTGTATCAGAAAAGAAAGCGGTGAAAAGTGTCACCATACCTTCCGGTGTGAATCCTGACGAACTTTCTTCTTACTTGAAGAAACTCCTCAGAAATGTCGAGATCACGGTCTTCCCGAACATGGGGCAGATGATCGTAGAGGGGCCAGAGAACGAAGTGGAAAAAGCTGTAGAACTCGTAGAAGCGGAAAAAGAAAAGATCGTTTTGAAGGAAAGGAAAGACTACGTGAAAGTTTCGGATGGTAAGCTGACTATAAACGCAGAGGATGCTCCGCTTTACGATCTTCTCGAAGAGATCGCCAGCGAACTCGGAATTTCGGTGATGTTTGTTTCCATCCCTTCGGAGAAGATCACGATGAAGGCAGATAATGTCGCATGGGAAAAGTTTATTGATCTGATCTCTCAGAACTATGGTTATTTATTTGACAACAAAAACGGTGTGTACGTTGTCTCAAAACCCAAACAGGATCTTGCAAGGCGCTACATCTACGATGTGCCGCACAATTTCGATCAAATAAAAGCTTTGATCGAATTCTACGGAGGAACGGTCTATGTGGATTCTCTGAACAACTTCATGGTGGTAACAGGGATTTCTGAGACGATAAAGAGAGAGCTGGATAATATCATAGAAAAATTGAAAAAGCCGACGAAACAGATAGAGATATCCGCAAAGATAGTGGATAGATCTTTGATCGACAGATTGAGCAAAGAAACTGGTCTCGAATTGACTGGAGAAAATGTGAATGTAGGGTCCTCTGGCGCAGAGATATCTTTTTCCGTGACCGACTACCTTGATTTCGAAAAGATCTTCGGAGAGATTTTGAACAATACCCTTTCCCTTCAATTCTCAGATCAAAAGACCAACACTCTCGATGACATTCTTGCGAGTCCAAGAATCGTCACCACCAGCGGAAAAGAGGCGAGAATACTGATAGGTGACAGAATACCGTACGTTACAGACACCAATGGAGACGGAACTCCAGAAGTGCAATTCCTCGAGACCGGTATAGAACTCAGTATCACACCGTTCGTGCGAAGCGACGACACCATAGAGCTCGATCTCTTTGTGAAGGCCAGTGAACCCGGAAACTACATAAATGAAGTGCCGGGGGAAAGGACGCGAGAAGCCCAGACGCACCTCATCGTGAAGAATGGAAGTACCATAACGATAGGAGGTTTGATCAGAGAAGTAACGAACGTGACAGAAAGCAAGCTACCTTTCCTCGGTGATCTACCGGTGATAGGTCAATTCTTCAGAACAAAGTCCGAAAACAAAGAAAAACGAGATCTTGTCATATTCCTCACCGTGAGGGTGGTGGAACCATGA